A single Lolium perenne isolate Kyuss_39 chromosome 6, Kyuss_2.0, whole genome shotgun sequence DNA region contains:
- the LOC127305382 gene encoding uncharacterized protein, whose amino-acid sequence MSAIVAHEDDDDDWPAPPPPAPLHLLEVTVISAQDLHRKKLGRRVRAYAVAWTDGAARKLRTDVDLAGGADPTWNDRFLFRVDAEFLRSETAAVAVEVRAVGGLGRDAVLGRTRIVVSTFVRPSRSAVAPSGRQVAALQLRRPRSLRPQGMVNVAVALLGAAQAQAYCAPGSTDAFAVKDLVAMRPAPALCAIPEDLDYGLRRQRPVVEYSGPLDPRRAAVEQSKLAMKLEKWRADLSPDRVDKDGNGVKRRWRRRTSCFGGAEWER is encoded by the coding sequence ATGTCGGCGATCGTCGCGCAcgaagatgatgacgacgactGGCCGGCGCCTCCGCCGCCGGCCCCGCTCCACCTGCTGGAGGTCACCGTCATCTCCGCGCAGGACCTGCACCGCAAGAAGCTCGGCCGCCGCGTGCGCGCGTACGCCGTGGCGTGGACCGACGGCGCGGCGCGCAAGCTGCGCACGGACGTGGACCTCGCCGGCGGCGCCGACCCGACGTGGAACGACCGGTTCCTCTTCCGCGTCGACGCCGAGTTCCTGCGCTCCGAGACGGCCGCCGTCGCCGTGGAGGTGCGCGCGGTCGGCGGGCTCGGCCGCGACGCCGTCCTCGGGCGCACCCGGATCGTCGTTAGCACCTTCGTGCGCCCGTCCCGGTCCGCCGTGGCCCCCTCGGGCAGGCAGGTGGCGGCGCTGCAGCTGCGGCGCCCGCGTTCGCTGCGGCCGCAGGGCATGGTGAACGTGGCGGTGGCGCTGCTGGGCGCCGCCCAGGCGCAAGCCTACTGCGCGCCGGGCTCCACGGACGCGTTCGCCGTGAAGGACCTCGTGGCGATGAGGCCGGCGCCGGCGCTCTGCGCGATCCCGGAGGATCTGGACTACGGGCTCCGCCGGCAGAGGCCGGTGGTGGAGTACTCCGGACCGCTGGACCCGAGGCGCGCTGCCGTGGAGCAGAGCAAGCTGGCCATGAAGCTCGAGAAGTGGAGGGCGGACCTGTCGCCGGACCGTGTGGACAAGGACGGCAACGGAGTGAAGCGGAGGTGGCGGCGCCGGACCTCATGCTTCGGcggcgcggagtgggaaaggtaa
- the LOC127305375 gene encoding uncharacterized protein isoform X2: MATAVLRRPLLASLLPAAAAVAGSASCSSSYLPTRLQLRRRRSPPPVRAVSSDSSKPIASSSTDPDEEPVLPLLQELADCLVLPPKFLSLLPRDLRLDLNDAAFDLSNGPVLNECGQEVGDLLLDLAKAWEMADTLASNNLAKQLPSMAPYLTASAKSAFGKRLAAAGKKFQTMGQYGNGEFKKISETMIKIGKLLSKRPVIQAEVQAMKEKRKLKFGELQFELTAQNAYIGAAIGLVFGFFSWQLAQGVQSNPDDTQALKVALVVLGYTSTALSVAAAVGLVVLAQQIDPEDKSK, from the exons ATGGCCACCGCCGTGCTCCGCCGCCCACTGCTCGCCTCGCTTCTCCCGGCCGCCGCTGCCGTCGCCGGTTCCGCTTCGTGTTCCAGCTCCTACCTCCCCACGCGCCTCCAGCTTCGGCGGCGTCGGTCTCCGCCTCCGGTGCGCGCCGTCTCCTCCGACTCCTCCAAGCCCATCGCCTCCTCTTCGACCGACCCCGACGAGGAGCCCGTCCTGCCGCTCCTCCAGGAACTCGCG GATTGCTTGGTTCTCCCTCCCAAATTCTTGTCCCTGCTGCCCCGCGACCTTCGGCTCGAC CTCAATGATGCGGCATTCGATCTCTCCAACGGGCCTGTTCTCAACGAG TGTGGCCAAGAAGTCGGTGATCTGTTGCTGGATCTGGCAAAAGCATGGGAGATGGCCGACACATTGGCATCTAATAACCTTGCCAAGCAGCTGCCGTCGATGGCGCCCTACTTGACTGCCAGCGCCAAATCAG CATTCGGAAAGCGGCTTGCGGCAGCTGGAAAGAAGTTTCAAACTATGGGGCAGTACGGAAATGGAGAGTTCAAGAAG ATTTCCGAAACAATGATCAAGATCGGTAAGCTTTTGTCGAAACGCCCAGTGATTCAGGCTGAAGTACAGGCCATGAAAGAAAAAAGGAAGCTGAAG TTTGGAGAGCTTCAATTTGAATTGACAGCACAAAATGCCTATATCGGTGCTGCAATTGGACTGGTTTTCGG GTTTTTCTCCTGGCAACTAGCCCAAGGCGTGCAGAGCAATCCAGACGACACCCAG GCGCTCAAGGTCGCGCTAGTTGTTCTTGGCTACACATCTACTGCCCTCTCGGTGGCCGCGGCTGTAGGGCTCGTCGTGCTAGCCCAGCAGATTGACCCCGAGGACAAATCGAAGTAG
- the LOC127305380 gene encoding 28 kDa ribonucleoprotein, chloroplastic yields the protein MARACLSTARTAALRPTLHTDGASGTHLFCASLLPRPARAPSGHHRHRLIAEHVVAPVVPVARRSRRAVAAMASQEEATTTAVEEETAQEEEPAGGEVEEEQGAPAEAEAEASSDDAGGGDAGAAETEAASSATKLYFGNLPYNCDSALLAGIVQDHAIPEMVEVLYDRTTGRSRGFAFVTMSTLEDCERVIKNLDGTMYSGRTMRVNMADKPKPKLPLYPETEHKLFVGNLSWTVTPDMLIEAFQKCGNVVGARVLYDGETGRSRGYGFVCYSTKEEMDQAIETLNGTEIEGREIRVNLALGKRY from the exons ATGGCCCGCGCATGCCTCTCCACGGCGCGCACGGCGGCGCTTCGTCCCACGCTCCACACCGACGGCGCCTCCGGGACGCACCTCTTCTGCGCGTCCTTGCTCCCCCGCCCGGCGCGCGCGCCGTCCGGCCACCACCGGCACCGCCTCATCGCCGAACACGTCGTTGCTCCCGTCGTGCCGGTTGCTCGACGGAGCAGGCGCGCGGTGGCTGCGATGGCGTCGCAGGAGGAGGCCACGACCACGGCCGTCGAGGAGGAAACCGCGCAAGAGGAAGAGCCGGCAGGAGGTGAGGTCGAGGAGGAGCAGGGCGCgcccgcggaggcggaggcggaggcgagcTCGGACGATGCTGGTGGCGGTGATGCTGGCGCGGCGGAGACGGAGGCGGCGAGCAGCGCCACCAAGCTCTACTTCGGGAACCTGCCGTACAACTGCGACAGCGCGCTGCTCGCCGGCATTGTGCAGGATCACGCCATCCCGGAGATGGTCGAG GTGCTGTACGACCGGACGACAGGGAGGAGCAGAGGCTTCGCCTTCGTGACGATGAGCACCCTCGAGGACTGCGAGCGGGTCATCAAGAACCTCGACGGCACC ATGTACAGTGGGCGCACGATGCGGGTGAACATGGCCGACAAGCCGAAGCCGAAGCTGCCGCTGTACCCGGAGACGGAGCACAAGCTCTTCGTCGGCAACCTGTCCTGGACTGTCACGCCGGACATGCTCATCGAGGCGTTCCAGAAGTGCGGCAATGTGGTCGGTGCGCGGGTGCTCTACGATGGCGAGACCGGCCGGTCCCGAGGGTACGGCTTCGTGTGCTACTCCACCAAGGAGGAGATGGACCAGGCCATCGAGACGCTCAATGGAACG GAAATCGAAGGCAGGGAGATCCGGGTCAACTTGGCCCTTGGAAAGAGATACTAG
- the LOC127305375 gene encoding uncharacterized protein isoform X1 yields the protein MATAVLRRPLLASLLPAAAAVAGSASCSSSYLPTRLQLRRRRSPPPVRAVSSDSSKPIASSSTDPDEEPVLPLLQELADCLVLPPKFLSLLPRDLRLDLNDAAFDLSNGPVLNECGQEVGDLLLDLAKAWEMADTLASNNLAKQLPSMAPYLTASAKSAFGKRLAAAGKKFQTMGQYGNGEFKKISETMIKIGKLLSKRPVIQAEVQAMKEKRKLKFGELQFELTAQNAYIGAAIGLVFGFFSWQLAQGVQSNPDDTQFFFFPMQALKVALVVLGYTSTALSVAAAVGLVVLAQQIDPEDKSK from the exons ATGGCCACCGCCGTGCTCCGCCGCCCACTGCTCGCCTCGCTTCTCCCGGCCGCCGCTGCCGTCGCCGGTTCCGCTTCGTGTTCCAGCTCCTACCTCCCCACGCGCCTCCAGCTTCGGCGGCGTCGGTCTCCGCCTCCGGTGCGCGCCGTCTCCTCCGACTCCTCCAAGCCCATCGCCTCCTCTTCGACCGACCCCGACGAGGAGCCCGTCCTGCCGCTCCTCCAGGAACTCGCG GATTGCTTGGTTCTCCCTCCCAAATTCTTGTCCCTGCTGCCCCGCGACCTTCGGCTCGAC CTCAATGATGCGGCATTCGATCTCTCCAACGGGCCTGTTCTCAACGAG TGTGGCCAAGAAGTCGGTGATCTGTTGCTGGATCTGGCAAAAGCATGGGAGATGGCCGACACATTGGCATCTAATAACCTTGCCAAGCAGCTGCCGTCGATGGCGCCCTACTTGACTGCCAGCGCCAAATCAG CATTCGGAAAGCGGCTTGCGGCAGCTGGAAAGAAGTTTCAAACTATGGGGCAGTACGGAAATGGAGAGTTCAAGAAG ATTTCCGAAACAATGATCAAGATCGGTAAGCTTTTGTCGAAACGCCCAGTGATTCAGGCTGAAGTACAGGCCATGAAAGAAAAAAGGAAGCTGAAG TTTGGAGAGCTTCAATTTGAATTGACAGCACAAAATGCCTATATCGGTGCTGCAATTGGACTGGTTTTCGG GTTTTTCTCCTGGCAACTAGCCCAAGGCGTGCAGAGCAATCCAGACGACACCCAG TTCTTTTTCTTTCCAATGCAGGCGCTCAAGGTCGCGCTAGTTGTTCTTGGCTACACATCTACTGCCCTCTCGGTGGCCGCGGCTGTAGGGCTCGTCGTGCTAGCCCAGCAGATTGACCCCGAGGACAAATCGAAGTAG
- the LOC127305379 gene encoding acyl transferase 1 yields MATTVRFTARRSKAQVVAPARPTPRETKALSDMDDCTYLRHYIGAILFFRPVVRREPAATDPAEAIRAALAEALVHYYPLAGRLREMPGGRLAVECTAEGAVFVEADADVRLEDFGQPALPPYPCIEELVCDVDDYTPVLGNPLIYMQLTRLRCGGFVLSVHTCHNVADGFGLLQFVKAIADLARGEARPAVLPVWRRESMFKARTPGRVRQDIFPGRASGIVTADTLPTPPADMVTQYFRFGPKEIAALRSHLPDRLARSCTVFELLSAFLWRCRTIALGYEHGLPVRLVFRMNARGKYPPIPRGYYGNCVLRPMVEAGVDDLCGRPLGHALELVQRAKLSTTEEHVRSTVDMITALRAHRHLDVDRAFHVVDTTRLGDEKIDMGWATAVGGGVPYITDPMSYHMALKNGDGEVITAVSMFLPKPAMERLEKEISMWIRSDAKKLIPSSM; encoded by the exons ATGGCCACCACGGTGAGGTTCACGGCTCGTCGGAGCAAAGCGCAAGTCGTCGCACCGGCGCGGCCGACGCCCCGTGAGACCAAGGCCCTCTCCGACATGGACGACTGCACATACCTACGGCACTACATCGGTGCCATTCTGTTCTTCCGTCCGGTAGTCCGTCGCGAGCCGGCGGCGACGGACCCTGCCGAGGCCATCAGGGCGGCGCTCGCGGAGGCTCTGGTCCACTACTACCCGCTCGCCGGCCGCCTGCGGGAGATGCCCGGAGGCCGGCTCGCGGTGGAGTGTACCGCCGAAGGGGCAGTGTTCGTGGAGGCCGACGCCGACGTGCGGCTCGAGGATTTCGGGCAGCCCGCGCTGCCGCCCTATCCGTGCATCGAGGAGCTCGTGTGCGACGTCGACGATTACACCCCTGTCCTTGGCAACCCACTGATCTACATGCAG CTCACGAGGCTGAGATGTGGGGGCTTTGTTCTATCTGTGCACACATGCCACAACGTCGCCGACGGCTTCGGCCTGCTCCAGTTCGTCAAAGCTATCGCCGACCTCGCACGCGGCGAGGCGCGTCCGGCCGTCCTCCCCGTCTGGAGGAGGGAGAGCATGTTCAAGGCGCGTACACCAGGTCGCGTCAGGCAGGACATCTTCCCAGGCCGCGCTTCCGGCATCGTGACCGCCGACACCCTACCGACGCCGCCGGCAGACATGGTGACCCAGTACTTCCGGTTTGGCCCGAAAGAGATCGCCGCTCTCCGAAGCCATCTCCCGGACCGCCTCGCGCGGTCCTGCACCGTGTTCGAGCTGCTGTCGGCGTTCCTGTGGCGGTGCCGCACCATAGCCCTAGGCTACGAGCATGGGCTGCCCGTGCGCCTCGTGTTCCGCATGAACGCCCGGGGCAAGTACCCGCCGATCCCCAGAGGGTACTACGGCAACTGCGTCCTCCGCCCGATGGTGGAGGCCGGCGTCGACGATCTGTGCGGGAGGCCGCTCGGGCACGCGCTGGAGCTCGTGCAGAGGGCCAAGCTCAGCACGACGGAGGAGCACGTGAGGTCGACGGTGGACATGATCACCGCGCTGCGCGCGCACCGGCATCTCGACGTCGACAGGGCATTCCACGTCGTTGATACGACTCGGCTTGGAGATGAGAAGATCGACATGGGTTGGGCCACGGCGGTGGGCGGCGGCGTGCCCTACATTACGGACCCAATGAGCTACCACATGGCCTTGAAGAACGGGGATGGTGAGGTGATCACCGCTGTGTCCATGTTCTTGCCCAAACCTGCGATGGAGAGGCTTGAGAAGGAGATATCCATGTGGATAAGGAGTGATGCGAAAAAGCTTATACCGAGCTCCATGTAG
- the LOC127305376 gene encoding uncharacterized protein → MAICAASSLALHAAPSAARRRTVVVASASTARFDRRSAVLLLLSAAGAGAVAPSANAAGSIGFFGVRKRLERAEEAAVEAAREVGEAAVEAAEAGGEAVAEVGKEVAGEGMQLVAEAGLAGDALVQAGAVAGAEALGVLVGLSVVNGILKPEA, encoded by the coding sequence ATGGCCATCTGCGCCGCGTCCAGCCTCGCCCTCCACGCCGCGCCATCCGCCGCACGGCGCCGCACCGTCGTCGTCGCCTCAGCCTCCACGGCGCGGTTCGACCGGCGCTCGGCCGTGCTCCTCCTACTGTCTGCAGCGGGGGCCGGGGCGGTGGCACCGTCCGCGAACGCCGCGGGCAGCATCGGGTTCTTCGGCGTCCGGAAGAGGCTGGAgcgggcggaggaggcggcggtcgAGGCTGCGCGGGAGGTGGgggaggcggcggtggaggccgCGGAGGCCGGCGGCGAGGCGGTGGCGGAGGTCGGGAAGGAGGTCGCCGGGGAGGGCATGCAGCTGGTGGCAGAGGCTGGGCTCGCCGGCGACGCGCTCGTGCAGGCCGGGGCGGTCGCCGGCGCCGAGGCGCTCGGGGTGCTCGTCGGCTTGTCCGTCGTCAATGGCATCCTCAAGCCCGAGGCCTAG